In Kitasatospora viridis, a single window of DNA contains:
- a CDS encoding non-ribosomal peptide synthetase produces the protein MAPDSTPTRNAAHRTPPPAGGERTGFPADRPAAPGEPRWERLDVALGADLERRVDALSHGSPRSLHLVLTTAVIALLRAYTGSDELVVGQPPPVEELPADAVRAGTGAVVLRCTATARDTFATLLETVRAAVLAGPGHQDLPVAEVAVAFDGLHDPAFADSTRVPLLFTFARDANGTAVRVRHDSRRHTRAGVERLCRHLLVLLDRASADPASPLRDITLTSPQDLALLAGFNATDRPYDLDTTVHARCAARATAQPDAIAVVSGRGSTTYGELDRRANALARTLQARGVGTGDRVAVLLERSELMLVAVLAVLKAGAAYVPVDPAYPADRVAFVLRDCAAKVVLVAGAVPAQAAPGGTVDLRDPSAYSPVTTAPTRTSGPGDPAYVIYTSGSTGTPKGVLVEHRSVVNRLTWMQEAYPLRAGDVVLQKTSISFDVSVWELFWWMFEGATVCLPAPGDERDPEAIIDAVEQHRVSVLHFVPTMLAAFLDYVAETGEAARLAPLRLVFASGEALSPAHVAAFHRVLRPGATGPDLVNLYGPTEATVDVSHFPCTEPGATVPIGRPIANTRLYVLDDARRIQPVGVPGELCIGGVGLARGYLGRPELTADRFVEAPFPGEPRVYRTGDLARWLPDGTVEYLGRADHQVKIRGFRVELGEIEHRLRWLPEVADAAVLALGSPPTLHAFVAAQEPPAADRLQDALAAVLPAFMVPRHFTVLGALPLSPNGKVDRGRLAVLAAEPAPAPAPAPARDGR, from the coding sequence ATGGCACCGGACAGCACGCCCACGCGGAACGCCGCGCACCGGACGCCACCGCCGGCCGGTGGCGAGCGCACCGGATTCCCCGCCGACCGTCCGGCCGCGCCGGGCGAGCCGCGCTGGGAGCGGCTGGACGTCGCGCTCGGCGCCGACCTGGAGCGACGCGTCGACGCCCTGAGCCACGGTTCCCCCCGATCGCTGCACCTCGTGCTGACCACCGCGGTGATCGCCCTGCTCCGCGCCTACACCGGGAGCGACGAGCTCGTGGTGGGGCAGCCGCCGCCGGTCGAGGAGCTGCCCGCGGACGCGGTGCGGGCCGGGACCGGAGCCGTCGTCCTGCGCTGCACCGCGACGGCGCGGGACACCTTCGCCACACTGCTGGAGACGGTCCGCGCCGCGGTCCTCGCCGGACCCGGCCACCAGGACCTCCCGGTGGCCGAGGTGGCCGTGGCCTTCGACGGCCTGCACGACCCGGCGTTCGCCGACTCGACCCGGGTGCCGCTGCTGTTCACCTTCGCCCGGGACGCGAACGGGACCGCGGTGCGGGTGCGCCACGACTCCCGGCGGCACACCCGCGCCGGGGTGGAGCGCCTCTGCCGGCACCTCCTGGTGCTGCTCGACCGGGCGAGCGCCGATCCCGCGAGCCCGCTGCGGGACATCACGCTGACCAGCCCGCAGGACCTCGCCCTGCTCGCCGGCTTCAACGCGACCGACCGCCCCTACGACCTCGACACGACCGTGCACGCCCGGTGCGCGGCCCGCGCCACCGCACAGCCCGACGCGATCGCCGTCGTCAGCGGTCGAGGGAGTACGACCTACGGCGAGTTGGACCGTCGCGCGAACGCCCTGGCCCGAACGCTGCAGGCACGCGGGGTCGGGACCGGGGACCGGGTCGCGGTCCTCCTGGAGCGCTCGGAGCTCATGCTGGTCGCCGTCCTGGCCGTGCTGAAGGCCGGCGCCGCCTACGTTCCCGTCGATCCCGCCTATCCCGCCGACCGGGTGGCGTTCGTGCTGCGCGACTGCGCCGCAAAGGTGGTCCTGGTCGCCGGTGCCGTCCCGGCGCAGGCCGCGCCGGGCGGCACGGTCGACCTGCGCGACCCGTCCGCGTACTCCCCCGTCACGACCGCGCCGACGCGGACATCCGGGCCCGGCGATCCGGCGTACGTCATCTACACCTCCGGTTCCACGGGCACGCCGAAGGGCGTGCTGGTGGAACACCGCTCGGTGGTGAACCGGCTGACCTGGATGCAGGAGGCCTACCCGCTGCGCGCCGGTGACGTCGTCCTGCAGAAGACCTCGATCTCCTTCGACGTCTCGGTGTGGGAACTGTTCTGGTGGATGTTCGAGGGCGCGACGGTCTGCCTGCCGGCGCCGGGCGACGAGCGCGACCCCGAAGCGATCATCGACGCCGTCGAGCAGCACCGGGTGAGCGTCCTGCACTTCGTCCCCACCATGTTGGCGGCGTTCCTCGACTACGTCGCCGAAACCGGGGAGGCTGCCCGGCTCGCCCCGCTGCGCCTGGTGTTCGCCAGCGGCGAGGCGCTGAGCCCGGCTCATGTGGCGGCCTTCCACCGGGTGCTGCGCCCCGGCGCGACCGGGCCGGACCTGGTGAACCTCTACGGTCCGACCGAAGCCACCGTCGACGTCAGCCACTTCCCGTGCACCGAGCCGGGCGCCACCGTGCCCATCGGGCGGCCCATCGCGAACACCCGCCTGTACGTCCTGGACGACGCGCGGCGGATCCAGCCGGTCGGTGTCCCGGGTGAACTGTGCATCGGCGGAGTCGGGTTGGCGCGCGGCTACCTGGGGCGGCCCGAGCTCACCGCGGACCGCTTCGTCGAGGCGCCGTTCCCCGGGGAGCCGCGCGTCTACCGCACCGGTGACCTCGCGCGCTGGCTGCCCGACGGCACTGTCGAGTACCTGGGCCGCGCCGACCACCAGGTGAAGATCCGCGGCTTCCGGGTCGAGCTCGGCGAGATCGAACACCGTCTCAGGTGGCTGCCGGAGGTGGCGGACGCCGCCGTCCTCGCGCTCGGCTCCCCGCCGACCCTGCACGCCTTCGTCGCCGCCCAGGAACCACCGGCCGCCGACCGTCTCCAGGACGCGCTGGCTGCGGTCCTGCCCGCGTTCATGGTCCCGAGGCACTTCACCGTGCTCGGGGCGCTGCCGCTCTCCCCCAACGGCAAGGTCGACCGCGGGCGGCTGGCCGTGCTCGCCGCCGAACCGGCTCCGGCTCCGGCTCCGGCTCCGGCCCGCGACGGTCGCTGA
- the pabB gene encoding aminodeoxychorismate synthase component I, with amino-acid sequence MRTLIIDNYDSFTHNLAHCIGAINGSAPTVITNDDPRWDPALLDDFDNVVLSPGPGNPAEPEDVGICADVVRRARIPVLGVCLGHQVLCHVHGARVVPAPEIYHGRQSSVAHTGDALFAGVPSPFTVVRYHSLAVAEVPDELEAIAWTPSGVLMGVRHRSRPLWGVQFHPESIGTGHGPRILRNFMRLTREAGAPRATGAGTGQRRPGRRVAVRKLPFEVPAEQAFAALHAGSRHAFWLDSSRTGPGGGRFSYLGDATGPLARVAEAHVDRGCVVVSSAAGQEVVDGPFLDWLDRDLRAHRTEVPELPFDFALGWVGYLGYELKAQCGGESAHRAPHPDAGMVFADRAVVFDHELGETHLLALVDDDPEPAARWFDRTRRSLEELAAPAAGRAEDGADLPGPPGTLDTLGLRHDKGRYLELIGACHKEIDAGESYEICLTNTVHGTGTFSPWDAYRLMRRQNPVPFGALLRFGPFSVLSSSPERFLRVGADGAVESKPIKGTRPRSRSASEDERLRDELANDPKDRAENLMIVDLVRNDLSRCAEAASVRADPLFEVESYATVHQLVSTVRARLRPDHSAVDCVRAAFPPGSMTGAPKIRTMQIIDRLEAGPRGIYSGALGYFSLTGAADLSVVIRTVVMTGTEVSFGTGGAVTTLSDARAEFEETRVKTAPLLNLFGMAFPGDGD; translated from the coding sequence GTGCGCACACTGATCATTGACAACTACGACTCCTTCACCCACAACCTGGCCCACTGCATAGGTGCGATCAACGGATCCGCGCCGACCGTCATCACGAACGACGACCCCCGCTGGGACCCGGCCCTGCTCGACGACTTCGACAACGTCGTCCTCTCGCCAGGCCCGGGGAACCCGGCGGAGCCCGAGGACGTCGGCATCTGCGCCGACGTCGTCCGGCGGGCGCGGATCCCGGTGCTCGGTGTCTGCCTCGGCCACCAGGTGCTGTGCCACGTCCACGGCGCCCGGGTCGTCCCGGCGCCGGAGATCTACCACGGCCGCCAGTCGTCGGTGGCACACACTGGTGACGCCCTCTTCGCGGGCGTGCCCTCGCCGTTCACCGTGGTCCGCTACCACTCGCTGGCAGTGGCGGAGGTGCCCGACGAACTGGAGGCCATCGCCTGGACGCCCAGCGGGGTGCTCATGGGCGTGCGGCACCGCAGCCGGCCGCTGTGGGGCGTGCAGTTCCACCCCGAGTCGATCGGCACCGGCCACGGGCCGCGCATCCTGCGCAACTTCATGCGGCTCACCCGGGAGGCGGGCGCGCCGCGCGCGACCGGGGCCGGGACCGGGCAGCGCCGGCCCGGCCGGCGGGTGGCCGTGCGCAAGCTGCCGTTCGAGGTGCCGGCCGAGCAGGCGTTCGCCGCGCTCCACGCCGGCTCCCGGCACGCCTTCTGGCTCGACAGCAGCCGCACCGGGCCGGGCGGCGGCCGGTTCTCCTACCTCGGGGACGCCACCGGGCCGCTGGCCCGGGTGGCCGAGGCCCACGTGGACCGCGGCTGCGTCGTCGTCAGCTCCGCCGCCGGGCAGGAGGTCGTCGACGGCCCGTTCCTCGACTGGCTCGACCGCGACCTGCGCGCCCACCGGACCGAGGTGCCCGAGCTCCCGTTCGACTTCGCCCTCGGGTGGGTGGGGTACCTGGGGTACGAGCTGAAGGCGCAGTGCGGCGGAGAGTCCGCGCACCGCGCTCCCCACCCCGACGCGGGGATGGTCTTCGCCGACCGCGCCGTCGTGTTCGACCACGAGCTGGGCGAGACCCACCTGCTGGCCCTGGTGGACGACGACCCGGAGCCGGCGGCGCGGTGGTTCGACCGGACCCGGCGCAGCCTGGAGGAGCTGGCCGCCCCGGCGGCCGGCCGCGCAGAGGACGGCGCTGACCTCCCCGGCCCGCCCGGCACGCTCGACACGCTGGGGCTGCGGCACGACAAGGGGCGCTACCTGGAGCTGATCGGCGCGTGCCACAAGGAGATCGACGCGGGCGAGTCCTACGAGATCTGCCTGACCAACACGGTGCACGGCACCGGAACCTTCAGCCCGTGGGACGCCTATCGCCTGATGCGCCGTCAGAACCCCGTCCCGTTCGGCGCCCTGCTCCGGTTCGGGCCGTTCTCGGTGCTCAGCTCCTCGCCCGAGCGGTTCCTGCGGGTCGGCGCCGACGGGGCGGTGGAGTCCAAGCCGATCAAGGGCACCCGGCCGCGGTCGCGGTCCGCGTCCGAGGACGAGCGGCTGCGCGATGAGCTCGCGAACGACCCCAAGGACCGCGCCGAGAACCTGATGATCGTCGACCTGGTCCGCAACGACCTCAGCCGGTGCGCGGAGGCCGCCTCGGTGCGGGCCGACCCGCTGTTCGAGGTCGAGAGCTACGCGACGGTCCACCAACTGGTCAGCACGGTGCGGGCCCGACTGCGCCCGGACCACAGCGCCGTGGACTGCGTGCGGGCGGCCTTCCCGCCCGGTTCCATGACGGGCGCGCCGAAGATCCGCACCATGCAGATCATCGACCGGCTCGAAGCGGGGCCCCGGGGGATCTACTCCGGTGCCCTGGGCTACTTCTCGCTGACCGGGGCCGCTGACCTCAGTGTGGTGATCAGGACGGTCGTCATGACCGGGACCGAGGTCTCCTTCGGGACCGGAGGCGCCGTCACCACGCTCTCCGACGCCCGGGCCGAGTTCGAGGAGACCAGGGTGAAGACGGCACCCCTGCTCAACCTGTTCGGCATGGCCTTCCCCGGGGACGGCGACTGA